One Phycisphaeraceae bacterium genomic window carries:
- a CDS encoding acyloxyacyl hydrolase — translation MTMPGPLSASIVVTTALCVLCRVVAASPDNPPAPGDAPLKLDADEIRWNDAARSSSDESLGKPAPVPYGMPGQWWLSVGAGVAAAQTDGDFAADGRLNLTTSTFLVEDFEFLMEWDFWGFMQDGPDAVGLSWSFLLRVHFPLDDERNTTFFLDGGVGVLGSTERVPEDGTFVNLIPKLGFGWSHRLGDSADRLVGGVRWHHISNARISGEESNPSRDGVMFYLGYTFPL, via the coding sequence GTGACTATGCCAGGACCTCTCAGCGCCAGCATTGTTGTGACGACCGCCCTGTGCGTCTTGTGCCGGGTCGTCGCGGCGTCCCCGGACAACCCGCCTGCGCCGGGCGATGCCCCACTGAAGCTCGACGCGGACGAGATCCGCTGGAACGATGCCGCGCGATCGTCCTCCGATGAATCGCTCGGGAAGCCCGCGCCGGTTCCCTACGGGATGCCCGGCCAGTGGTGGCTCTCGGTCGGGGCCGGCGTCGCCGCGGCGCAGACCGACGGAGACTTCGCCGCCGACGGTCGCCTCAACCTCACCACCTCGACCTTCCTCGTCGAGGACTTCGAGTTTCTGATGGAGTGGGACTTCTGGGGCTTCATGCAGGACGGCCCAGACGCCGTCGGCCTCTCCTGGTCTTTCCTCCTGCGCGTGCACTTCCCGCTCGACGACGAGCGCAACACCACCTTCTTTCTCGACGGCGGCGTGGGCGTGCTTGGCTCGACCGAGCGCGTGCCCGAAGACGGCACCTTCGTCAACCTGATCCCGAAGCTCGGCTTCGGCTGGTCGCATCGCCTGGGCGATTCCGCCGACCGCCTGGTCGGTGGCGTCCGCTGGCATCACATCTCGAATGCGCGCATCAGCGGCGAAGAAAGCAACCCCTCGCGCGACGGCGTGATGTTCTACCTCGGGTACACCTTCCCGCTCTGA
- a CDS encoding peptide ABC transporter substrate-binding protein has translation MWKLAAPFLLLILAIVGAVATDRPQPPADYTFINGATVFTLDPQRMSYEQDLRIAHAIYDGLVRWNPYTYDIIPGVAERWEVSPDGLVYTFHLRDDARWSTGERITPDDFRYAWRRALMPDSAADYTGLFFKIRGAREFFDFRVAQLAEYASRPATERTQRAALELREATNRAFDELVGFETPDDRTVVVTLERPTPYFLDLCAFPIFFPPHPPTVERYVTVDPSSGRLDQRYDWTKPPKLVSGGAYIVTSWRFKRDMRLEKNPFYWDRDNVVSESVLSLEIEDVNTRALTFETRGADWDTNILTDYLPDLIRLRAKGLRDDAHPYSRFGTYFWSFNCTPTLTDGRDNPFHDPRVRRAFAMSVEKRDITDKVRQLGEPPTSVFIPPGSIPGFDETGSIRGVGFDPVGARALLRDAGWEFRDGALRDPNGSVFPTVEMLCSSGSYHEKVALAMGDMWERHLGARTRLVVKEAKTYKDDLKRQDFMLARGGWYGDYGDPTTFLLLHRTGDGNNDRGYSDPHFDALMDAADNERDPDKRMRLLEEAERYTMEVSLPILPIWTYTHFYYFRPDELFGISDHPRLVQYIHWIGKREPGEPPRWNRYQREYFGARSDEGGGAP, from the coding sequence GTGTGGAAGCTCGCCGCGCCATTTCTGCTCCTGATCCTCGCGATCGTCGGGGCTGTCGCGACGGACAGGCCGCAGCCGCCCGCTGACTACACCTTCATCAACGGCGCCACGGTTTTCACGCTCGACCCTCAGCGCATGTCGTACGAGCAGGACCTGCGCATCGCGCACGCGATTTACGACGGGCTGGTCCGCTGGAACCCGTACACCTACGACATCATCCCGGGCGTGGCGGAGCGCTGGGAGGTCTCGCCGGACGGGCTCGTCTACACCTTCCACCTGCGTGACGACGCGCGCTGGTCGACGGGCGAGCGCATCACGCCCGATGACTTCCGCTACGCGTGGCGGCGCGCCCTCATGCCCGACAGCGCGGCCGACTACACGGGGCTGTTCTTCAAAATCCGCGGCGCCAGAGAGTTCTTCGATTTCCGCGTCGCGCAGCTCGCCGAGTACGCGAGCCGACCCGCCACGGAGCGCACGCAACGCGCCGCGCTCGAGCTGCGTGAAGCGACCAACCGCGCGTTCGACGAGCTGGTCGGGTTCGAGACGCCCGACGACCGAACCGTCGTGGTGACCCTCGAGCGACCGACGCCCTACTTCCTCGACCTGTGCGCGTTCCCGATCTTCTTCCCGCCGCACCCGCCCACGGTCGAGCGGTACGTCACCGTCGACCCGTCGAGCGGGCGGCTCGACCAGCGCTACGACTGGACCAAGCCCCCCAAGCTCGTCTCGGGCGGCGCGTACATCGTCACCTCGTGGCGGTTCAAGCGCGACATGCGCCTCGAGAAGAACCCGTTCTACTGGGACAGGGACAACGTCGTGTCGGAGAGCGTGCTGTCGCTCGAGATTGAAGATGTGAACACCCGCGCGCTGACCTTCGAGACCCGCGGCGCCGACTGGGACACCAACATCCTCACCGACTACCTGCCCGACCTGATCCGCCTGCGCGCCAAGGGACTGCGAGACGACGCGCACCCGTACTCGCGCTTCGGGACCTATTTCTGGTCGTTCAACTGCACCCCGACGCTCACCGACGGGCGCGACAACCCGTTCCACGACCCGCGAGTGCGGCGCGCGTTCGCCATGAGCGTCGAGAAGCGCGACATCACCGACAAGGTGCGTCAGCTCGGCGAGCCGCCGACCAGCGTCTTCATCCCGCCGGGCAGCATCCCCGGGTTCGACGAGACGGGGTCGATCCGCGGCGTCGGGTTCGACCCGGTCGGCGCCAGGGCGCTGCTGCGCGACGCCGGCTGGGAGTTCCGCGACGGCGCGCTGCGCGACCCGAACGGCTCGGTCTTCCCCACGGTCGAGATGCTCTGCTCATCCGGCTCGTACCACGAGAAGGTCGCCCTCGCGATGGGCGACATGTGGGAGCGCCACCTCGGCGCACGCACCCGGCTCGTCGTGAAGGAAGCCAAGACCTACAAGGACGACCTCAAGCGTCAGGACTTCATGCTCGCGCGCGGCGGCTGGTACGGGGACTACGGCGATCCGACCACCTTCCTCCTGCTCCACCGCACAGGCGACGGCAACAACGATCGCGGCTACAGCGATCCCCACTTCGACGCGCTCATGGACGCCGCGGACAACGAGCGCGATCCCGACAAACGCATGCGCCTCCTCGAGGAGGCCGAACGCTACACGATGGAGGTCTCGCTGCCGATCCTCCCGATCTGGACCTACACGCACTTCTACTACTTCCGCCCCGACGAGCTCTTCGGCATCAGCGACCACCCCCGGCTTGTGCAGTACATCCACTGGATCGGCAAGCGCGAGCCGGGCGAGCCGCCGCGCTGGAACAGGTATCAGCGCGAGTATTTCGGCGCGCGGAGCGACGAAGGGGGCGGCGCGCCATGA
- a CDS encoding SlyX family protein — MNPSDDRLTRLEEALAFNERAVEQMHGEIIALHRRVEALSVRLDRAENALSQKADTREEARDGVSPAAPSGIELPPHAHRPVDRDAGRTSDPFAPTTPPPDTLLRGDEGRG, encoded by the coding sequence ATGAACCCATCGGACGACCGACTGACCCGGCTCGAAGAAGCGCTCGCGTTCAACGAGCGGGCGGTGGAACAGATGCACGGCGAGATCATCGCCCTCCACCGGCGGGTGGAAGCGCTCTCGGTTCGGCTCGATCGCGCAGAAAACGCACTCTCCCAGAAGGCGGACACCCGAGAGGAAGCCAGGGACGGGGTGTCGCCCGCGGCGCCCTCCGGGATCGAGCTGCCCCCCCACGCCCACCGGCCGGTCGACCGGGACGCCGGCAGGACCAGCGACCCGTTCGCGCCGACGACGCCCCCGCCCGACACGCTCCTCCGGGGAGACGAGGGCCGGGGCTAA
- the galE gene encoding UDP-glucose 4-epimerase GalE yields MRTLVTGAAGYIGSHAARRLLEDGLFVLGVDDLSRGNPGAIDALRTLPGAKDRLAFAVLDVRDTGALTALLREHSIGSALHFAAKAYVEESTRMPLEYHAVNVGGTTSTLTACRDAGVQRFVLSSTCTYYGEPGAALLPIREDCPTEPIHPYGWSKRCAERVMRDYASWCAADGRPFACGALRYFNVAGCDEHGLLGEDHRPETHLIPICLEAARAGRAFVEVRGTDYPTPDGSCVRDYVHVDDLVDAHMRLLAALEPASHEFRAYNLGTGRPASVREVIASVRRVTGRDFEVRESARRAGDAAALYASGEKARRELGWSPRFVELDAIVETAWRWFASHPDGYGAKGQSGKVYPR; encoded by the coding sequence ATGCGAACGCTCGTGACGGGTGCTGCAGGGTATATCGGCTCGCACGCCGCGAGGAGACTCCTCGAGGACGGGCTTTTCGTGCTGGGGGTCGACGACCTGTCTCGCGGCAACCCCGGGGCGATCGACGCCCTGCGAACGCTCCCTGGCGCGAAGGATCGGCTCGCCTTCGCCGTTCTGGATGTCCGCGACACCGGCGCCCTCACGGCGCTGCTGCGTGAGCACTCGATCGGCAGCGCCCTGCACTTCGCGGCCAAGGCGTATGTCGAGGAATCGACCCGCATGCCCCTCGAGTACCACGCGGTGAATGTCGGCGGCACGACCTCGACACTGACCGCCTGCCGCGACGCCGGCGTCCAGCGGTTCGTGCTGTCGTCGACCTGCACCTATTACGGCGAGCCGGGCGCGGCGCTGCTGCCCATCCGCGAGGACTGCCCGACCGAGCCGATCCACCCCTACGGCTGGTCGAAACGCTGCGCCGAGCGCGTGATGCGCGACTACGCGTCGTGGTGCGCCGCCGACGGGCGCCCGTTCGCGTGCGGCGCGCTGCGATACTTCAACGTCGCCGGGTGCGACGAGCACGGCCTGCTGGGCGAGGACCATCGCCCGGAGACCCATCTGATCCCGATCTGCCTCGAAGCGGCGCGCGCCGGTCGCGCCTTCGTCGAAGTCCGCGGCACGGACTACCCAACGCCAGACGGCTCGTGTGTGCGCGATTACGTCCACGTCGACGATCTCGTCGACGCGCACATGCGTCTGCTCGCGGCGCTCGAGCCCGCTTCCCATGAATTCCGCGCGTACAACCTGGGCACGGGCCGGCCCGCGAGCGTGCGCGAGGTCATCGCCAGCGTGCGCAGGGTCACGGGGCGTGACTTCGAGGTGCGCGAGTCGGCGCGCCGCGCAGGGGACGCGGCGGCGCTCTACGCGAGCGGCGAGAAAGCGCGGCGTGAACTCGGGTGGTCGCCGCGCTTCGTCGAGCTCGACGCGATCGTGGAGACCGCGTGGCGCTGGTTCGCGTCACACCCCGACGGGTACGGCGCGAAGGGTCAGAGCGGGAAGGTGTACCCGAGGTAG
- a CDS encoding ABC transporter permease: protein MIAMIVRRLLQLPLILLAIYTVTFLLAWALPGSAVVSDEGRAPPPEVLAAIEARYGLDDPVRFYFTYLGDVLFRLDFGPSLRYPDWTVNQIVASALPVSVALGLTAILIATFIGLAAGVIGALRPNSVADIATLALALIGISLPTFVIGAVLLIVFPVWIGIGSVGGWGTVGDIALPAFTLSLPFAAYIARLTRMGMIETLGADYIRTARAKGLPARTVVLKHALKNAFLPVLSYLGPAAAAAMTGSFVIEKVFNVPGIGQHFVNGVLNKDLFLIMGVVLIYATILILFNLAVDVLYRWIDPRIEQ, encoded by the coding sequence ATGATCGCGATGATCGTCCGACGGCTCCTCCAGCTCCCGCTCATCCTGCTGGCGATCTACACCGTGACCTTCCTGCTGGCGTGGGCGCTGCCGGGCAGCGCCGTCGTGAGCGACGAGGGGCGCGCCCCGCCGCCCGAGGTCCTCGCCGCGATCGAGGCGCGCTACGGGCTCGACGATCCCGTCCGCTTCTACTTCACCTATCTGGGTGACGTGCTCTTCCGGCTCGACTTCGGCCCGTCGCTGCGATACCCCGACTGGACGGTGAATCAGATCGTCGCGAGCGCGCTGCCCGTCTCCGTCGCGCTGGGGCTGACCGCGATCCTCATCGCGACCTTCATCGGGCTGGCGGCGGGGGTGATCGGCGCGCTGCGCCCCAACTCCGTCGCCGACATCGCCACCCTCGCGCTCGCGCTCATCGGCATCAGTCTGCCCACCTTTGTCATCGGCGCGGTTCTGCTCATTGTCTTCCCGGTCTGGATCGGGATCGGCAGCGTCGGTGGGTGGGGGACCGTGGGCGACATCGCGCTGCCTGCATTCACGCTCTCGCTCCCGTTCGCGGCGTACATCGCGCGGCTCACGCGCATGGGGATGATCGAGACGCTCGGCGCAGACTACATCCGCACGGCGCGCGCAAAGGGCCTCCCGGCGCGCACCGTCGTGCTCAAGCACGCGCTCAAGAACGCCTTTCTCCCGGTGCTGTCGTACCTCGGGCCCGCCGCCGCCGCGGCCATGACGGGGTCCTTTGTCATCGAGAAGGTCTTCAACGTCCCGGGCATCGGGCAGCACTTCGTCAACGGCGTGCTGAACAAGGACCTCTTCCTCATCATGGGAGTGGTCCTGATCTACGCCACCATCCTGATTCTCTTTAATCTGGCCGTCGATGTCCTGTACCGCTGGATAGACCCGCGCATCGAGCAGTGA